A genome region from Pelodiscus sinensis isolate JC-2024 chromosome 27, ASM4963464v1, whole genome shotgun sequence includes the following:
- the DCLRE1B gene encoding 5' exonuclease Apollo isoform X1, giving the protein MNGTLIPGTPIAVDFWSIRKASHARLFFLSHMHSDHTVGLSSTWNRPIYCSPVTGRILHHRLKVAECWIRPMEVGQSHMVALDEVGKKTMTVTLIDANHCPGSVMFLFEGPFGVILHTVWILSRAGDFRYTPTMRQEPALRNQKQIDVLYLDNTNCDPLVKLPSRRQATEQIKELIRAHPKHQVKIGTYSLGKESLLVDLALEFHTWIVVSPKRLEEMKVLGLVDVFTTEEGAGWIHGVDLSEISWKSMVKWNQQCPTIAILPTSRPVKIAHPRVHLVRYSDHSSFLELLEFVEWLNPCSIVPIVKRNVCLPYLEKYLSSNHKPSPEPQIPESGQKFTQLRESREQQGAAEPLGTATLQPVPKNSFAHPENWTEWLECFGGVKTSQHCSSEQPRLPATHSEGSPGCCRGERTGTKVELCQVHDSHRQLLSVQPNTRTPARTQLPPPKDTDACRSQSSAEGRAWPHTNPLSWHARKKQAAHPTPCQPPPGDWTPLLLASAQRKAALPSHRQSLTFLQPEEFLPPGAAGDCGSLTSWPPDASSPVARGLAEEYLLAPLNTLKQCSAESFDQQIENYFRRGQGP; this is encoded by the exons ATGAATGGCACACTCATCCCAGGCACGCCCATCGCGGTGGATTTTTGGAGCATCAGGAAAGCCAGCCATGCTCGCttgttctttctctctcacatGCACTCTGACCACACAGTGGGGTTATCCAGCACCTGGAACCGGCCCATCTACTGCTCCCCCGTGACGGGTCGCATCCTGCACCACAGGCTCAAG GTAGCGGAgtgctggatccggcccatggaagTGGGGCAGAGCCACATGGTGGCCCTTGACGAGGTTGGTAAAAAGACCATGACGGTGACCCTGATAGATGCCAACCATTGCCCAGGCTCAGTCATGTTCCTCTTTGAGGGCCCCTTTGGTGTCATCCTCCACACAG TCTGGATTTTGTCTCGTGCAGGTGATTTTCGTTACACTCCCACCATGCGGCAGGAACCAGCCTTAAGGAACCAGAAACAAATTGACGTTCTCTACTTGGACAACACAAACTGCGACCCTCTGGTCAAACTGCCTTCTCGACGGCAGGCCACTGAACAGATCAAAGAGCTGATCAGGGCCCACCCAAAGCACCAGGTCAAGATTG GGACCTACAGCCTGGGCAAAGAGTCGCTCTTGGTGGACTTGGCCTTAGAATTTCACACCTGGATTGTGGTGAGTCCCAAGAGGCTGGAGGAGATGAAAGTGCTGGGCCTGGTGGACGTGTTCACCACCgaggaaggggctggctggaTCCACGGCGTGGACCTCTCGGAAATCTCCTGGAAATCCATGGTCAAATGGAACCAGCAATGCCCCACCATTGCCATTCTCCCCACCAGCCGCCCAGTGAAGATCGCCCACCCCAGGGTTCACCTCGTGCGCTACTCAGACCACTCCTCCTTCCTGGAGCTCCTGGAGTTTGTAGAGTGGCTGAATCCCTGCTCCATAGTCCCAATTGTCAAGAGAAACGTGTGCCTCCCGTACCTTGAGAAATACCTGAGCTCCAACCACAAGCCGTCTCCTGAGCCCCAGATTCCAGAGTCTGGGCAAAAGTTCACACAGCTCAGAGAGAGCAGGGAGCAGCAAGGAGCTGCAGAGCCTCTGGGAACAGCTACCCTGCAGCCTGTGCCTAAGAACTCCTTTGCGCACCCAGAGAACTGGACTGAATGGCTGGAGTGTTTCGGGGGGGTGAAGACCAGCCAGCATTGCTCCTCGGAGCAGCCTAGACTGCCTGCCACCCATTCAGAAGGCAGCCCTGGATGTTGCCGAGGGGAGAGGACGGGAACGAAAGTGGAGTTATGCCAGGTGCATGATTCCCATAGGCAGCTGTTGTCAGTACAGCCCAATACACGGACACCTGCCAGAACGCAGCTGCCGCCACCAAAGGACACTGATGCCTGCAGGTCCCAAAGCAGCGCAGAGGGCCGAGCATGGCCCCACACAAATCCTTTATCTTGGCATGCAAGGAAGAAACAAgcggcccaccccaccccatgccAGCCTCCCCCGGGGGACTGGACACCCTTACTGCTGGCCTCCGCACAGAGGAAGGCAGCTCTCCCCTCGCACAGACAGAGTTTAACCTTCCTGCAGCCTGAGGAATTTCttcccccaggagcagctggtgaTTGTGGCAGCCTGACCAGCTGGCCCCCTGATGCCAGCAGTCCTGTTGCCCGTGGGCTTGCGGAAGAGTATTTGCTTGCTCCATTAAACACCCTAAAGCAGTGCTCTGCAGAGAGCTTTGACCAGCAGATTGAGAACTATTTCAGGCGAGGGCAGGGGCCCTAA
- the DCLRE1B gene encoding 5' exonuclease Apollo isoform X2 yields the protein MNGTLIPGTPIAVDFWSIRKASHARLFFLSHMHSDHTVGLSSTWNRPIYCSPVTGRILHHRLKVAECWIRPMEVGQSHMVALDEVGKKTMTVTLIDANHCPGSVMFLFEGPFGVILHTGDFRYTPTMRQEPALRNQKQIDVLYLDNTNCDPLVKLPSRRQATEQIKELIRAHPKHQVKIGTYSLGKESLLVDLALEFHTWIVVSPKRLEEMKVLGLVDVFTTEEGAGWIHGVDLSEISWKSMVKWNQQCPTIAILPTSRPVKIAHPRVHLVRYSDHSSFLELLEFVEWLNPCSIVPIVKRNVCLPYLEKYLSSNHKPSPEPQIPESGQKFTQLRESREQQGAAEPLGTATLQPVPKNSFAHPENWTEWLECFGGVKTSQHCSSEQPRLPATHSEGSPGCCRGERTGTKVELCQVHDSHRQLLSVQPNTRTPARTQLPPPKDTDACRSQSSAEGRAWPHTNPLSWHARKKQAAHPTPCQPPPGDWTPLLLASAQRKAALPSHRQSLTFLQPEEFLPPGAAGDCGSLTSWPPDASSPVARGLAEEYLLAPLNTLKQCSAESFDQQIENYFRRGQGP from the exons ATGAATGGCACACTCATCCCAGGCACGCCCATCGCGGTGGATTTTTGGAGCATCAGGAAAGCCAGCCATGCTCGCttgttctttctctctcacatGCACTCTGACCACACAGTGGGGTTATCCAGCACCTGGAACCGGCCCATCTACTGCTCCCCCGTGACGGGTCGCATCCTGCACCACAGGCTCAAG GTAGCGGAgtgctggatccggcccatggaagTGGGGCAGAGCCACATGGTGGCCCTTGACGAGGTTGGTAAAAAGACCATGACGGTGACCCTGATAGATGCCAACCATTGCCCAGGCTCAGTCATGTTCCTCTTTGAGGGCCCCTTTGGTGTCATCCTCCACACAG GTGATTTTCGTTACACTCCCACCATGCGGCAGGAACCAGCCTTAAGGAACCAGAAACAAATTGACGTTCTCTACTTGGACAACACAAACTGCGACCCTCTGGTCAAACTGCCTTCTCGACGGCAGGCCACTGAACAGATCAAAGAGCTGATCAGGGCCCACCCAAAGCACCAGGTCAAGATTG GGACCTACAGCCTGGGCAAAGAGTCGCTCTTGGTGGACTTGGCCTTAGAATTTCACACCTGGATTGTGGTGAGTCCCAAGAGGCTGGAGGAGATGAAAGTGCTGGGCCTGGTGGACGTGTTCACCACCgaggaaggggctggctggaTCCACGGCGTGGACCTCTCGGAAATCTCCTGGAAATCCATGGTCAAATGGAACCAGCAATGCCCCACCATTGCCATTCTCCCCACCAGCCGCCCAGTGAAGATCGCCCACCCCAGGGTTCACCTCGTGCGCTACTCAGACCACTCCTCCTTCCTGGAGCTCCTGGAGTTTGTAGAGTGGCTGAATCCCTGCTCCATAGTCCCAATTGTCAAGAGAAACGTGTGCCTCCCGTACCTTGAGAAATACCTGAGCTCCAACCACAAGCCGTCTCCTGAGCCCCAGATTCCAGAGTCTGGGCAAAAGTTCACACAGCTCAGAGAGAGCAGGGAGCAGCAAGGAGCTGCAGAGCCTCTGGGAACAGCTACCCTGCAGCCTGTGCCTAAGAACTCCTTTGCGCACCCAGAGAACTGGACTGAATGGCTGGAGTGTTTCGGGGGGGTGAAGACCAGCCAGCATTGCTCCTCGGAGCAGCCTAGACTGCCTGCCACCCATTCAGAAGGCAGCCCTGGATGTTGCCGAGGGGAGAGGACGGGAACGAAAGTGGAGTTATGCCAGGTGCATGATTCCCATAGGCAGCTGTTGTCAGTACAGCCCAATACACGGACACCTGCCAGAACGCAGCTGCCGCCACCAAAGGACACTGATGCCTGCAGGTCCCAAAGCAGCGCAGAGGGCCGAGCATGGCCCCACACAAATCCTTTATCTTGGCATGCAAGGAAGAAACAAgcggcccaccccaccccatgccAGCCTCCCCCGGGGGACTGGACACCCTTACTGCTGGCCTCCGCACAGAGGAAGGCAGCTCTCCCCTCGCACAGACAGAGTTTAACCTTCCTGCAGCCTGAGGAATTTCttcccccaggagcagctggtgaTTGTGGCAGCCTGACCAGCTGGCCCCCTGATGCCAGCAGTCCTGTTGCCCGTGGGCTTGCGGAAGAGTATTTGCTTGCTCCATTAAACACCCTAAAGCAGTGCTCTGCAGAGAGCTTTGACCAGCAGATTGAGAACTATTTCAGGCGAGGGCAGGGGCCCTAA
- the DCLRE1B gene encoding 5' exonuclease Apollo isoform X3 encodes MEVGQSHMVALDEVGKKTMTVTLIDANHCPGSVMFLFEGPFGVILHTVWILSRAGDFRYTPTMRQEPALRNQKQIDVLYLDNTNCDPLVKLPSRRQATEQIKELIRAHPKHQVKIGTYSLGKESLLVDLALEFHTWIVVSPKRLEEMKVLGLVDVFTTEEGAGWIHGVDLSEISWKSMVKWNQQCPTIAILPTSRPVKIAHPRVHLVRYSDHSSFLELLEFVEWLNPCSIVPIVKRNVCLPYLEKYLSSNHKPSPEPQIPESGQKFTQLRESREQQGAAEPLGTATLQPVPKNSFAHPENWTEWLECFGGVKTSQHCSSEQPRLPATHSEGSPGCCRGERTGTKVELCQVHDSHRQLLSVQPNTRTPARTQLPPPKDTDACRSQSSAEGRAWPHTNPLSWHARKKQAAHPTPCQPPPGDWTPLLLASAQRKAALPSHRQSLTFLQPEEFLPPGAAGDCGSLTSWPPDASSPVARGLAEEYLLAPLNTLKQCSAESFDQQIENYFRRGQGP; translated from the exons atggaagTGGGGCAGAGCCACATGGTGGCCCTTGACGAGGTTGGTAAAAAGACCATGACGGTGACCCTGATAGATGCCAACCATTGCCCAGGCTCAGTCATGTTCCTCTTTGAGGGCCCCTTTGGTGTCATCCTCCACACAG TCTGGATTTTGTCTCGTGCAGGTGATTTTCGTTACACTCCCACCATGCGGCAGGAACCAGCCTTAAGGAACCAGAAACAAATTGACGTTCTCTACTTGGACAACACAAACTGCGACCCTCTGGTCAAACTGCCTTCTCGACGGCAGGCCACTGAACAGATCAAAGAGCTGATCAGGGCCCACCCAAAGCACCAGGTCAAGATTG GGACCTACAGCCTGGGCAAAGAGTCGCTCTTGGTGGACTTGGCCTTAGAATTTCACACCTGGATTGTGGTGAGTCCCAAGAGGCTGGAGGAGATGAAAGTGCTGGGCCTGGTGGACGTGTTCACCACCgaggaaggggctggctggaTCCACGGCGTGGACCTCTCGGAAATCTCCTGGAAATCCATGGTCAAATGGAACCAGCAATGCCCCACCATTGCCATTCTCCCCACCAGCCGCCCAGTGAAGATCGCCCACCCCAGGGTTCACCTCGTGCGCTACTCAGACCACTCCTCCTTCCTGGAGCTCCTGGAGTTTGTAGAGTGGCTGAATCCCTGCTCCATAGTCCCAATTGTCAAGAGAAACGTGTGCCTCCCGTACCTTGAGAAATACCTGAGCTCCAACCACAAGCCGTCTCCTGAGCCCCAGATTCCAGAGTCTGGGCAAAAGTTCACACAGCTCAGAGAGAGCAGGGAGCAGCAAGGAGCTGCAGAGCCTCTGGGAACAGCTACCCTGCAGCCTGTGCCTAAGAACTCCTTTGCGCACCCAGAGAACTGGACTGAATGGCTGGAGTGTTTCGGGGGGGTGAAGACCAGCCAGCATTGCTCCTCGGAGCAGCCTAGACTGCCTGCCACCCATTCAGAAGGCAGCCCTGGATGTTGCCGAGGGGAGAGGACGGGAACGAAAGTGGAGTTATGCCAGGTGCATGATTCCCATAGGCAGCTGTTGTCAGTACAGCCCAATACACGGACACCTGCCAGAACGCAGCTGCCGCCACCAAAGGACACTGATGCCTGCAGGTCCCAAAGCAGCGCAGAGGGCCGAGCATGGCCCCACACAAATCCTTTATCTTGGCATGCAAGGAAGAAACAAgcggcccaccccaccccatgccAGCCTCCCCCGGGGGACTGGACACCCTTACTGCTGGCCTCCGCACAGAGGAAGGCAGCTCTCCCCTCGCACAGACAGAGTTTAACCTTCCTGCAGCCTGAGGAATTTCttcccccaggagcagctggtgaTTGTGGCAGCCTGACCAGCTGGCCCCCTGATGCCAGCAGTCCTGTTGCCCGTGGGCTTGCGGAAGAGTATTTGCTTGCTCCATTAAACACCCTAAAGCAGTGCTCTGCAGAGAGCTTTGACCAGCAGATTGAGAACTATTTCAGGCGAGGGCAGGGGCCCTAA
- the AP4B1 gene encoding AP-4 complex subunit beta-1 isoform X2 codes for MRGARAGAGLPAGVRAGAGLSAAGRCRTGARTRRWRSCAGPSPTATRRPTGCAIAASCCASSGAWRAAWTCRGCCPRWRRPAPRRTRCRRSWMPGIQEYIQQPILNGLRDKASYVRRVAVLGAAKMQKLQGDAEVDGVLVNELYSLLRDQDPIVVVNCLRALEEILRREGGVVINKPIAHHLLKRMSDLDQWGQSEVLAFLLRYKPRSEEELFDILSLLDEYLKSSSPSVVMAATKLFLVLAKDFPQVQIDVLIRVKGPLLAACTSESRELCFTALCHVRQILGSLPGHFSSHYKKFFCSYSEPHYIKCQKMQVLCELVNDENVQQVLEELKSYCTDVSAELAQAAIFSIGSIARTYTEQCVRILTELLGLKQEHIISAVVQAFRDLVWLCPQCTEAVCQALPGCEETMQDSEGKQALIWLLGVHGERVANAPYVLEDFVENVKSEMFPAVKMELLTALVRLFLFRPAECQDILGRLLYYCIEEETEMVVRDRGLFYYRLLQAGVEEAKRVLCSPKSEPSLGLLADQTEQPVNNWASEFNTLVPVYGKACWTVVTANWATEPHFRGFPCAPPVTAGTESLILAGNKEVLQVHSDVGGLTLIPRANLTAEEFEKTWLSLDVSCQQVLPWHGAAQPDTIQAALQVVHIQTIALSKAGAQPWKAYLSAQDESGCLFLAELLLEAESSEMQVSVKQSEERTEALQLFISVLRTVMGTILGLKS; via the exons ATGCGTGGCGCCAGGGCTGGGGCGGGACTTCCGGCGGGGGTCCGCGCCGGGGCCGGTCTGTCAGCGGCGGGGCGATGCCGTACTGGGGCGCGGACGAGGCGGTGGCGGAGCTGCGCCGGGCCCTCGCCAACCGCCACGCGCAGGCCGACCGGCTGCGCTATCGCGGCGTCTTGCTGCGCGTCATCCG GTGCATGGCGCGCGGCGTGGACGTGTCGGGGCTGCTGCCCGAGATGGCGAAGGCCAGCGCCACGGCGGACCCGGTGCAGAAGAAGCTG GATGCCTGGCATACAAGAGTACATCCAGCAGCCTATTCTCAATGGCCTGCGAGACAAAGCCTCCTATGTGAGGAGAGTAGCTGTGCTTGGCGCTGCGAAGATGCAGAAACTCCAAGGTGACGCTGAAGTGG ATGGCGTGCTGGTGAACGAGCTATACAGTTTGCTTCGGGACCAGGATCCCATTGTAGTGGTAAATTGTCTGAGGGCTCTAGAAGAGATTCTGAGGCGAGAAGGAGGAGTTGTCATCAACAAGCCCATCGCCCACCACCTTCTCAAAAG AATGTCTGACTTAgaccagtggggacagagtgaggTGCTGGCCTTCCTGCTGCGCTACAAACCCCGCAGTGAGGAAGAACTTTTTGACATCCTCAGCTTACTAGATGAATACCTCAAGAGCAGCAGTCCCAGTGTTGTGATGGCAGCTACCAAACTCTTCCTGGTGCTGGCCAAGGACTTCCCACAGGTACAGATAGATGTGCTGATTAGAGTGAAGGGGCCGCTGCTGGCTGCCTGCACCTCTGAGAGCCGGGAGCTCTGCTTCACTGCCCTGTGTCATGTGCGCCAGATCCTGGGCAGCCTGCCTGGCCACTTCAGCAGCCATTACAAGAAGTTTTTCTGTTCCTACTCTGAGCCCCACtacatcaaatgccagaagatgcAAGTGCTTTGTGAGCTGGTGAACGATGAGAATgtgcagcaggtgctggaggagcTGAAGAGTTACTGCACTGACGTGTCGGCTGAGCTTGCCCAGGCAGCCATCTTCTCCATAG GCAGCATTGCCAGGACGTACACAGAGCAGTGTGTGAGGATTCTAACAGAGCTCCTAGGGCTTAAGCAAGAACATATCATTTCAG ctgtggtgcaggCTTTCCGAGACCTGGTGTGGCTGTGTCCTCAGTGCACTGAAGCTGTGTGCCAGGCTCTGCCCGGCTGTGAGGAGACCATGCAGGACAGTGAG GGCAAGCAAGCGCTGATCTGGCTCCTGGGAGTGCATGGGGAGAGAGTTGCCAATGCACCCTATGTTTTGGAGGACTTTGTCGAGAATGTGAAATCAGAGATGTTCCCAGCGGTAAAGATGGAGTTGCTGACAGCTCTGGTCCGACTCTTCCTGTTTCGTCCTGCAGAATGTCAGGACATTCTTGGGCGACTGCTCTACTACTGCATAG AGGAAGAGACTGAAATGGTGGTACGAGATCGGGGGCTATTCTACTATCGTCTCTTACAAGCTGGTGTAGAAGAAGCAAAGCGGGTTCTGTGCAGCCCCAAGTCTGAGCCctccctggggctcctggcagaTCAGACTGAGCAACCTGTGAACAACTGGGCTTCTGAGTTTAACACATTGGTGCCTGTATAtgggaaagcatgttggactgtTGTCACTGCTAACTGGGCAACAGAACCTCACTTCAGAGGCTTTCCCTGTGCTCCTCCCGTGACTGCAGGAACAG AGTCACTGATTTTGGCCGGGAATAAGGAAGTTCTTCAGGTTCATTCGGACGTGGGTGGCTTGACTTTAATCCCCAGGGCGAACTTGACAGCAGAGGAATTTGAGAAGACCTGGCTGAGTCTAGATGTGAGCTGCCAGCAGGTTCTGCCCTGGCATGGAGCTGCTCAGCCAGATACCATACAGGCTGCACTTCAGGTCGTCCACATTCAGACTATTGCTCTGAGCAAAGCTGGTGCCCAGCCATGGAAAGCCTATCTCAGTGCCCAGGACGAGTCTGGCTGTCTCTTCCTCGCAGAACTGCTGCTCGAGGCCGAGAGCTCAGAGATGCAGGTTTCAGTGAAGCAGAGTGAGGAGAGGACTGAAGCACTGCAACTCTTTATCTCAGTGTTAAGAACTGTAATGGGGACCATCCTAGGGCTGAAATCCTGA
- the AP4B1 gene encoding AP-4 complex subunit beta-1 isoform X1: protein MPYWGADEAVAELRRALANRHAQADRLRYRGVLLRVIRCMARGVDVSGLLPEMAKASATADPVQKKLVSLYMCSYAPRQPGLALLAINTLRKDCSDPSPVLRGLALRSLCNLRMPGIQEYIQQPILNGLRDKASYVRRVAVLGAAKMQKLQGDAEVDGVLVNELYSLLRDQDPIVVVNCLRALEEILRREGGVVINKPIAHHLLKRMSDLDQWGQSEVLAFLLRYKPRSEEELFDILSLLDEYLKSSSPSVVMAATKLFLVLAKDFPQVQIDVLIRVKGPLLAACTSESRELCFTALCHVRQILGSLPGHFSSHYKKFFCSYSEPHYIKCQKMQVLCELVNDENVQQVLEELKSYCTDVSAELAQAAIFSIGSIARTYTEQCVRILTELLGLKQEHIISAVVQAFRDLVWLCPQCTEAVCQALPGCEETMQDSEGKQALIWLLGVHGERVANAPYVLEDFVENVKSEMFPAVKMELLTALVRLFLFRPAECQDILGRLLYYCIEEETEMVVRDRGLFYYRLLQAGVEEAKRVLCSPKSEPSLGLLADQTEQPVNNWASEFNTLVPVYGKACWTVVTANWATEPHFRGFPCAPPVTAGTESLILAGNKEVLQVHSDVGGLTLIPRANLTAEEFEKTWLSLDVSCQQVLPWHGAAQPDTIQAALQVVHIQTIALSKAGAQPWKAYLSAQDESGCLFLAELLLEAESSEMQVSVKQSEERTEALQLFISVLRTVMGTILGLKS from the exons ATGCCGTACTGGGGCGCGGACGAGGCGGTGGCGGAGCTGCGCCGGGCCCTCGCCAACCGCCACGCGCAGGCCGACCGGCTGCGCTATCGCGGCGTCTTGCTGCGCGTCATCCG GTGCATGGCGCGCGGCGTGGACGTGTCGGGGCTGCTGCCCGAGATGGCGAAGGCCAGCGCCACGGCGGACCCGGTGCAGAAGAAGCTGGTGAGCCTGTACATGTGCAGCTACGCGCCGCGCCAGCCCGGCCTCGCGCTGCTGGCCATCAACACCCTGCGCAAGGACTGCTCCGACCCCAGCCCCGTGCTGCGGGGCCTCGCCCTGCGCAGCCTCTGCAACCTCAG GATGCCTGGCATACAAGAGTACATCCAGCAGCCTATTCTCAATGGCCTGCGAGACAAAGCCTCCTATGTGAGGAGAGTAGCTGTGCTTGGCGCTGCGAAGATGCAGAAACTCCAAGGTGACGCTGAAGTGG ATGGCGTGCTGGTGAACGAGCTATACAGTTTGCTTCGGGACCAGGATCCCATTGTAGTGGTAAATTGTCTGAGGGCTCTAGAAGAGATTCTGAGGCGAGAAGGAGGAGTTGTCATCAACAAGCCCATCGCCCACCACCTTCTCAAAAG AATGTCTGACTTAgaccagtggggacagagtgaggTGCTGGCCTTCCTGCTGCGCTACAAACCCCGCAGTGAGGAAGAACTTTTTGACATCCTCAGCTTACTAGATGAATACCTCAAGAGCAGCAGTCCCAGTGTTGTGATGGCAGCTACCAAACTCTTCCTGGTGCTGGCCAAGGACTTCCCACAGGTACAGATAGATGTGCTGATTAGAGTGAAGGGGCCGCTGCTGGCTGCCTGCACCTCTGAGAGCCGGGAGCTCTGCTTCACTGCCCTGTGTCATGTGCGCCAGATCCTGGGCAGCCTGCCTGGCCACTTCAGCAGCCATTACAAGAAGTTTTTCTGTTCCTACTCTGAGCCCCACtacatcaaatgccagaagatgcAAGTGCTTTGTGAGCTGGTGAACGATGAGAATgtgcagcaggtgctggaggagcTGAAGAGTTACTGCACTGACGTGTCGGCTGAGCTTGCCCAGGCAGCCATCTTCTCCATAG GCAGCATTGCCAGGACGTACACAGAGCAGTGTGTGAGGATTCTAACAGAGCTCCTAGGGCTTAAGCAAGAACATATCATTTCAG ctgtggtgcaggCTTTCCGAGACCTGGTGTGGCTGTGTCCTCAGTGCACTGAAGCTGTGTGCCAGGCTCTGCCCGGCTGTGAGGAGACCATGCAGGACAGTGAG GGCAAGCAAGCGCTGATCTGGCTCCTGGGAGTGCATGGGGAGAGAGTTGCCAATGCACCCTATGTTTTGGAGGACTTTGTCGAGAATGTGAAATCAGAGATGTTCCCAGCGGTAAAGATGGAGTTGCTGACAGCTCTGGTCCGACTCTTCCTGTTTCGTCCTGCAGAATGTCAGGACATTCTTGGGCGACTGCTCTACTACTGCATAG AGGAAGAGACTGAAATGGTGGTACGAGATCGGGGGCTATTCTACTATCGTCTCTTACAAGCTGGTGTAGAAGAAGCAAAGCGGGTTCTGTGCAGCCCCAAGTCTGAGCCctccctggggctcctggcagaTCAGACTGAGCAACCTGTGAACAACTGGGCTTCTGAGTTTAACACATTGGTGCCTGTATAtgggaaagcatgttggactgtTGTCACTGCTAACTGGGCAACAGAACCTCACTTCAGAGGCTTTCCCTGTGCTCCTCCCGTGACTGCAGGAACAG AGTCACTGATTTTGGCCGGGAATAAGGAAGTTCTTCAGGTTCATTCGGACGTGGGTGGCTTGACTTTAATCCCCAGGGCGAACTTGACAGCAGAGGAATTTGAGAAGACCTGGCTGAGTCTAGATGTGAGCTGCCAGCAGGTTCTGCCCTGGCATGGAGCTGCTCAGCCAGATACCATACAGGCTGCACTTCAGGTCGTCCACATTCAGACTATTGCTCTGAGCAAAGCTGGTGCCCAGCCATGGAAAGCCTATCTCAGTGCCCAGGACGAGTCTGGCTGTCTCTTCCTCGCAGAACTGCTGCTCGAGGCCGAGAGCTCAGAGATGCAGGTTTCAGTGAAGCAGAGTGAGGAGAGGACTGAAGCACTGCAACTCTTTATCTCAGTGTTAAGAACTGTAATGGGGACCATCCTAGGGCTGAAATCCTGA
- the BCL2L15 gene encoding bcl-2-like protein 15 yields the protein MKSPRTFEEQTEYIVEALLSGLLGEDEKVAFRCLETDSVTESSTEYQLCAESEASSAFDPTIIASRLRNLGDQYNEDLEQPAQRVIAGVTKGKVEEFGAMVDSLSKAWSSQNPELSYERAFLAVSVKLLAYLVRKVPTVATQLHLEELINGNREVRGYIQAHGGWENFEN from the exons ATGAAGAGCCCTAGGACTTTTGAGGAGCAAACTGAGTACATTGTGGAGGCACTGCTCTCTGGTCTCTTAGGGGAAGATGAAAAGGTTGCTTTCCGCTGTCTGGAGACCGACTCTGTTACTGAGTCAAGTACAG AATATCAACTCTGTGCAGAATCAGAAGCTTCAAGTGCCTTTGATCCGACTATTATTGCCAGTCGTCTGCGGAATCTGGGAGACCAATATAACGAGGacctggagcagcctgcccagCGTGTCATTGCTGGGGTGACTAAGGGAAAG GTGGAGGAATTTGGAGCCATGGTGGATTCTCTCAGCAAGGCCTGGAGCAGCCAGAATCCGGAGCTGAGCTATGAGAGAGCATTTCTGGCAGTATCTGTGAAATTGTTAGCATACCTTGTCCGGAAAGTTCCAACTGTGGCCACTCAACTCCATCTTGAGGAGTTGATTAATGGGAACCGTGAAGTGAGAGGATACATCCAAGCTCATGGGGGCTGG GAGAACTTTGAAAATTGA